One genomic region from Marinobacter szutsaonensis encodes:
- the ccoP gene encoding cytochrome-c oxidase, cbb3-type subunit III: protein MSTFWSIWISVIVLGTVFGCVWLLWATRKNQTTDVETDRTMGHSFDGIEEYDNPLPKWWFYLFMATCVFALGYLALYPGLGNYKGLLGWTSTNQWEAEVAAAEEKYGEIYAQYGDTPVPQLATNEDALKIGQRLFANNCAVCHGSAARGQVGFPNLTDDDWLYGGTPDAILETLHNGRMGNMPAKGTMPSMTNEQVDQVVNYVLSFSGREKDAEAAKAGAQVFAQACVACHGPDGKGMQAMGAPNLTDNTWLYGSTYEWIKETVMNGRQNQMPAQAGRLTEDQIQILAAYVYSLSN, encoded by the coding sequence ATGAGTACCTTCTGGAGCATCTGGATCAGTGTGATCGTGCTCGGTACTGTATTTGGCTGTGTCTGGCTGCTGTGGGCCACCCGCAAGAACCAGACCACTGATGTCGAAACAGACCGGACCATGGGCCATTCCTTCGATGGCATTGAAGAATACGATAATCCGCTGCCGAAGTGGTGGTTCTATCTGTTCATGGCGACCTGTGTGTTTGCCCTGGGTTACCTGGCGCTGTATCCGGGCCTGGGCAACTACAAGGGCCTGCTGGGCTGGACTTCCACCAACCAGTGGGAAGCCGAAGTGGCCGCTGCTGAGGAAAAATACGGCGAAATCTACGCTCAGTATGGCGATACCCCGGTGCCGCAACTGGCAACCAACGAAGACGCCCTGAAAATCGGCCAGCGTCTGTTCGCCAATAACTGCGCCGTTTGTCACGGTTCCGCGGCCCGCGGTCAGGTGGGCTTCCCCAACCTGACCGACGACGACTGGCTTTACGGCGGCACGCCTGATGCCATCCTGGAAACCCTGCACAATGGTCGCATGGGCAACATGCCTGCCAAAGGCACCATGCCCAGCATGACCAACGAACAGGTAGATCAGGTGGTAAACTACGTGCTGAGTTTCAGCGGTCGTGAAAAAGACGCCGAAGCGGCCAAGGCCGGCGCGCAGGTCTTCGCCCAGGCATGTGTGGCTTGCCACGGTCCGGACGGCAAAGGTATGCAGGCGATGGGTGCGCCCAACCTGACTGATAACACCTGGCTCTACGGCTCCACTTACGAGTGGATCAAGGAAACTGTCATGAACGGCCGTCAGAACCAGATGCCGGCTCAGGCCGGACGTCTGACCGAGGATCAGATCCAGATCCTGGCAGCTTACGTGTACAGCCTGTCCAACTGA
- the ccoG gene encoding cytochrome c oxidase accessory protein CcoG has protein sequence MSSEIPVKQVDPSSDSSNNNKKTETVELYASRKKIYVKEVKGFFQRIRNVSLTLLMGMYFLFVWITIDGQPLIHFDLPAREFHLYGMTFYPKDFILLSGMLIICAYGLFFITTLFGRVWCGYTCPQTVWTFIFMWVEERIEGSRNKRMKLDKAPNSGAKIAKKSAKHAVWLLIALATGLTFVGYFYPIRELIADIFTLDANGWAYFWVAFFTVATYLNAGWMREQVCLYMCPYARFQSVMFDPNTRVVSYDPNRGEPRGSRKKGVDPNELGLGDCIDCGQCVQVCPTGIDIRDGLQYECIGCALCIDACDEVMEKMNYPKGLIRYTTENELEGKTSKLLRPRTFGYGIMLALMISAIIFTIATRIPAQMDALRDRGALYSFNGQGRIENSYTLKIANMTEVPQVFSISVSGLEGIQILTDTRVTVESGENRSVPTVVDVPPESISESNNEIRFQAVSETDSSLKLETESRFVGPTR, from the coding sequence ATGAGCAGTGAGATTCCGGTCAAACAGGTTGACCCTTCGTCTGATTCCTCCAACAACAATAAAAAAACCGAGACTGTCGAGCTCTACGCGAGCCGAAAGAAGATCTATGTCAAGGAAGTAAAGGGCTTCTTCCAGCGTATCCGGAATGTCAGCCTCACCCTCCTGATGGGCATGTATTTCCTGTTCGTCTGGATCACCATCGACGGACAGCCACTGATCCATTTCGACCTCCCTGCGCGGGAATTCCACCTCTATGGCATGACCTTCTACCCCAAGGATTTCATCCTCCTGTCGGGCATGCTGATCATCTGTGCCTATGGCCTGTTCTTTATCACCACCCTGTTCGGACGGGTCTGGTGCGGTTATACCTGCCCGCAAACGGTGTGGACCTTCATCTTCATGTGGGTTGAAGAGCGGATCGAGGGCAGCCGCAACAAACGGATGAAGCTCGACAAGGCACCGAATTCCGGTGCGAAAATTGCCAAAAAGTCTGCCAAGCACGCAGTCTGGCTACTGATTGCCCTTGCAACCGGACTCACGTTTGTCGGGTATTTCTATCCCATCCGGGAGTTGATTGCCGATATCTTCACCTTGGATGCCAATGGCTGGGCCTACTTCTGGGTGGCCTTCTTCACCGTCGCCACCTACCTGAACGCTGGCTGGATGCGCGAACAGGTATGCCTGTACATGTGCCCGTATGCCCGCTTCCAGTCGGTCATGTTCGACCCGAACACCCGGGTGGTTTCTTACGACCCTAACCGTGGCGAGCCCCGGGGAAGCCGCAAGAAGGGCGTTGACCCGAACGAACTGGGCCTTGGTGACTGTATTGACTGCGGCCAATGTGTCCAGGTCTGCCCCACCGGCATCGATATCCGGGACGGCCTGCAGTACGAATGCATTGGCTGCGCCCTGTGTATCGACGCCTGCGACGAAGTCATGGAAAAAATGAATTATCCCAAGGGGCTGATCCGCTACACCACAGAAAACGAACTGGAGGGCAAGACCTCCAAACTGCTTCGTCCCCGTACCTTTGGCTATGGCATCATGCTGGCGCTGATGATCTCCGCGATTATTTTCACCATTGCGACCCGGATCCCGGCCCAGATGGACGCCCTGCGGGACCGTGGCGCTCTGTACAGCTTTAACGGTCAGGGACGGATTGAGAACTCCTATACCCTGAAGATTGCCAACATGACCGAGGTGCCTCAGGTCTTCTCCATCTCCGTGAGCGGCCTTGAGGGCATCCAGATCCTGACCGACACCAGGGTAACCGTTGAAAGTGGCGAGAACCGCTCTGTGCCAACCGTCGTGGACGTTCCACCGGAATCCATCTCCGAATCCAATAACGAGATCCGGTTCCAGGCGGTTTCCGAAACCGATTCGTCACTGAAACTTGAAACTGAAAGCCGGTTTGTCGGTCCAACGCGCTGA
- a CDS encoding FixH family protein, which yields MSEHAPVAPWYRQPWFWFLTIFPLAAIIWCTVMIVVASNMKDTMVTDDYSKEGRGINLAIARDQQAYDMGMVGEMSFDQREVTLKLNTDEGPAQFPYVILNLFHPTLAERDRTIQFRNEGGGYYSGTMLQNIEGRWYYDLQGPDNTWRLKGEAWLPSEDGLTIRAEKPVKG from the coding sequence ATGAGTGAACACGCTCCGGTTGCACCCTGGTACCGCCAGCCCTGGTTCTGGTTCCTGACCATTTTTCCGCTGGCGGCCATTATCTGGTGTACCGTCATGATTGTTGTTGCCAGCAACATGAAAGACACCATGGTGACGGATGACTACTCCAAGGAAGGGCGTGGCATCAACCTGGCCATTGCCCGTGACCAGCAGGCCTATGATATGGGCATGGTCGGTGAAATGAGCTTTGACCAGCGCGAGGTTACGCTGAAGCTCAATACGGATGAGGGTCCGGCACAATTTCCCTACGTGATCCTGAACCTGTTCCACCCGACTCTGGCCGAACGGGACCGCACCATCCAGTTCCGTAACGAAGGTGGCGGCTACTATTCCGGCACCATGCTCCAGAACATTGAAGGCCGCTGGTATTACGATCTCCAGGGACCGGATAACACCTGGCGCCTGAAAGGCGAAGCCTGGCTGCCCTCCGAAGATGGCCTGACCATTCGGGCGGAAAAACCCGTCAAGGGGTGA
- a CDS encoding heavy metal translocating P-type ATPase yields the protein MSALDCFHCGEPAEGNPPITLELEGTTRHFCCQGCKAVCETIHNEGLTGFYDFRTEPAVTPRELSASELTRLRELNHPLVQQSFVSPVKSGQEANLLIGGITCAACIWLLENHMKKQPGVQSFSVNHTTQRARLVWSPDQARLSDLLIAIHQLGYTARPYQADEVEQQLKAEHRSMLIRLAVAGIGSFQSMMLAFPLYFELVNDLSPEFVSFFRWFSLLVATPVVLYSARPFFRNARRDIRSRHLTMDVPVAIAIGLAYAASAWVTVFGGDEVYFESVCMFTFFLLLGRYVEVQARYRAGLTGNALAGFQPTVAARVNGDETEIVPAHDIGPGDVVRVRPGETLPVDGRIVRGESTLNEAALTGEYLPESRGPGDTVHAGSINGENPLDVLVEKSGAQTRLSGILRVLDRVQSEKPPVARMADRIAGKFVGRVLILAPLVWIGWWLAGADNAFDITLSVLVVTCPCALSLATPTAITAATMRLRKLGFLPTRGHTLESMNTIDTVVFDKTGTLTRGELSLVGQKSVGSLDDDTCLRLAAGLEKFSEHPIARVFHDRPAAAMEQVRNHVGGGLTGQLGDQSYAIGHLDFVAEHTDASVPERGQHTGMEIWLASEAEWLACFRLDDQPRDDAAETIRALQEQGIRTILLSGDRSGHVARVAEMLGITEAIGQASPEQKLEVLEQLTSEGRKVMMVGDGLNDLPSMAGAGLSVAMGSAADLTQLKADAVLLNGQLKQLVEALNTSRQTRRVIRQNMIWALAYNLCALPLAAAGLVPPWLAAIGMSASSLIVVLNALRLSASTSRRPAEPTPVGTQALS from the coding sequence GTGAGTGCCCTGGATTGTTTCCATTGCGGTGAACCCGCCGAGGGGAACCCGCCGATCACGCTGGAGCTTGAAGGCACCACAAGGCATTTCTGCTGTCAGGGCTGTAAAGCGGTTTGTGAGACCATCCACAACGAGGGTCTCACCGGTTTTTACGACTTCCGGACAGAACCGGCAGTAACACCCCGGGAACTGTCTGCCTCCGAGCTCACCCGTCTGCGCGAGCTGAACCATCCGCTGGTCCAGCAATCCTTTGTCTCGCCCGTCAAAAGTGGTCAGGAAGCAAACCTGTTGATTGGCGGCATCACCTGCGCCGCCTGTATCTGGCTGCTTGAAAACCACATGAAAAAGCAGCCGGGGGTACAGAGTTTCTCGGTCAACCACACGACCCAGAGAGCACGACTTGTCTGGTCACCGGACCAGGCCAGACTGAGCGACCTGCTGATCGCGATCCACCAGCTCGGTTACACCGCTCGCCCCTACCAGGCCGATGAGGTCGAGCAGCAGCTCAAGGCCGAGCACCGCTCCATGCTCATCCGGCTGGCGGTCGCCGGTATCGGCTCCTTCCAAAGCATGATGCTGGCCTTTCCCCTGTATTTTGAGCTGGTCAATGATCTTTCCCCGGAGTTTGTCTCCTTTTTCCGGTGGTTCAGCCTGCTGGTTGCCACCCCGGTGGTGCTCTACAGTGCCCGGCCGTTTTTCCGCAATGCCCGTCGCGATATCCGGAGCCGGCACCTCACCATGGACGTTCCCGTGGCCATCGCCATAGGCCTTGCCTACGCGGCCAGCGCCTGGGTGACGGTATTCGGGGGCGATGAGGTCTATTTCGAATCGGTATGCATGTTCACCTTCTTCCTGCTCCTCGGGCGCTACGTGGAAGTCCAGGCCCGTTACCGGGCCGGCCTCACCGGCAACGCCCTGGCCGGGTTCCAGCCGACCGTTGCGGCACGGGTGAACGGAGATGAAACCGAGATAGTCCCTGCCCACGACATCGGTCCCGGCGATGTGGTTCGGGTACGGCCCGGCGAAACCCTGCCAGTGGATGGCAGGATTGTCCGGGGCGAATCCACCCTGAACGAGGCGGCGTTGACAGGCGAGTATCTGCCGGAATCACGGGGGCCGGGTGATACGGTTCACGCCGGCAGTATCAACGGCGAGAACCCCCTGGATGTACTGGTGGAAAAATCCGGCGCCCAGACCCGGCTCTCCGGCATCCTCAGGGTCCTTGACCGGGTCCAGTCGGAGAAACCGCCGGTAGCTCGCATGGCGGACCGGATCGCCGGCAAGTTTGTCGGGCGCGTGCTGATCCTGGCACCGCTGGTCTGGATCGGCTGGTGGCTGGCAGGCGCAGACAATGCTTTCGATATCACTCTCTCGGTGCTGGTGGTGACCTGTCCGTGCGCCCTGTCGCTGGCTACCCCAACCGCCATCACCGCCGCCACCATGCGCCTGCGGAAACTGGGATTCCTGCCCACCCGGGGCCACACCCTGGAGTCCATGAATACCATTGATACGGTCGTCTTCGACAAGACCGGGACGCTCACCCGGGGCGAACTGAGCCTGGTGGGCCAGAAAAGTGTTGGCAGTCTTGATGACGATACCTGCCTGCGCCTGGCCGCGGGCCTGGAGAAGTTCTCCGAACACCCGATTGCCCGTGTCTTCCACGACCGCCCCGCTGCAGCCATGGAGCAGGTCCGGAACCACGTAGGCGGAGGCCTGACCGGACAGCTAGGCGATCAAAGCTACGCCATCGGTCACCTGGATTTTGTGGCGGAACACACCGATGCATCTGTGCCCGAGCGGGGTCAGCACACCGGCATGGAGATCTGGCTGGCGTCTGAAGCCGAATGGCTGGCCTGTTTCCGGCTCGACGACCAGCCCCGGGATGACGCCGCAGAAACGATCCGGGCGCTGCAGGAACAGGGTATCCGCACCATCCTGCTCAGTGGTGACAGGAGTGGCCACGTGGCCCGTGTCGCCGAGATGCTGGGCATTACCGAAGCTATCGGGCAGGCATCGCCGGAACAGAAACTCGAAGTACTTGAGCAACTCACCAGCGAAGGGCGCAAAGTGATGATGGTCGGCGACGGCCTGAACGACCTGCCCTCCATGGCAGGCGCCGGTCTCTCGGTGGCCATGGGCAGTGCCGCGGACCTGACCCAGCTGAAAGCCGATGCGGTTCTGCTGAATGGCCAACTCAAGCAGTTGGTGGAAGCGCTCAATACCAGCCGGCAGACCCGCCGTGTCATTCGCCAGAACATGATCTGGGCTCTGGCCTACAACCTGTGCGCGCTGCCCCTGGCTGCGGCTGGCCTGGTGCCACCCTGGCTTGCCGCCATCGGCATGTCTGCCAGTTCTTTGATCGTGGTGCTCAACGCGCTCAGACTCAGTGCCAGCACCAGCCGGCGCCCGGCCGAACCAACACCGGTTGGTACTCAGGCGTTGTCCTGA
- the ccoS gene encoding cbb3-type cytochrome oxidase assembly protein CcoS, whose product MQIVMVLVPLMLILVAVGIALFAWAVKNGQYDDVEGPAHRILYDDDKDMIPREARTDKPEQEEEKPDQSSGEEDQDSAGPKS is encoded by the coding sequence GTGCAGATTGTAATGGTCCTCGTACCATTGATGCTTATTCTGGTTGCCGTGGGGATTGCCCTGTTTGCCTGGGCAGTCAAAAACGGCCAGTACGACGACGTGGAAGGCCCGGCCCATCGCATCCTCTATGATGATGACAAGGACATGATTCCCCGGGAAGCCAGAACCGACAAACCCGAACAGGAAGAAGAGAAACCGGACCAGAGCTCCGGGGAGGAAGACCAGGACAGCGCCGGGCCAAAGAGCTGA
- a CDS encoding sulfite exporter TauE/SafE family protein: MAADLYLSYPSAFVIGLLGSTHCLGMCGGISASLSMALPVGRGFRLRQSLMLLAFNFGRIGSYTLIAALIAVLSTGAASQWTLAGMVLRTIAGLLLIFMGLSMGQWWQGIRYVEKIGAPVWQKLSPLTRRLMPIHHPAQALALGALWGWLPCGLVYSTLGWAALQPTVPSAALTMFFFGLGTLPSMLATGYAANWVRGLQKHQAVRKASGALLILFGIWTLPLF; encoded by the coding sequence ATGGCAGCAGACCTTTACCTGAGTTATCCCAGCGCTTTTGTCATCGGCCTGCTCGGCAGCACCCACTGCCTGGGTATGTGTGGCGGGATCAGCGCTTCCCTGTCCATGGCCCTGCCGGTCGGTCGAGGATTCCGCCTTCGCCAGTCGCTGATGCTGCTGGCCTTCAATTTCGGCAGAATCGGCAGCTACACCCTGATTGCCGCATTGATTGCGGTACTCAGTACCGGCGCTGCCAGCCAGTGGACCCTGGCCGGAATGGTGCTGCGGACCATTGCGGGATTGCTGTTGATTTTCATGGGCCTGTCCATGGGACAGTGGTGGCAGGGAATCCGCTACGTGGAAAAAATCGGCGCCCCGGTCTGGCAAAAACTCTCGCCCCTGACCCGCCGCTTGATGCCGATCCACCATCCCGCACAGGCACTGGCACTGGGCGCACTCTGGGGCTGGTTGCCCTGCGGTCTGGTCTACAGCACCCTGGGATGGGCTGCGCTACAGCCTACAGTTCCTTCGGCCGCTCTGACCATGTTCTTCTTTGGTCTCGGCACCCTGCCTTCCATGCTGGCGACCGGCTATGCCGCCAACTGGGTTCGCGGGTTGCAAAAGCACCAGGCGGTCCGGAAAGCCAGTGGTGCCTTGCTCATCCTGTTCGGAATCTGGACCCTGCCCCTGTTCTGA
- the ttcA gene encoding tRNA 2-thiocytidine(32) synthetase TtcA → MSEAMIAKPADQSPASEQDRRQKLELNKLQKRLRRDTGQAIADFSMIEAGDKVMCCLSGGKDSYAMLDILLNLQKSAPVSFELIAVNLDQKQPGFPEEVLPEYLASLGIEYHIIEKDTYSIVKDKVPEGKTTCGLCSRLRRGILYNFAEEHGVTKIALGHHRDDLLETLFLNMFYGGKLKSMPPVLHSDDGRNTVIRPLAYAREKDIARYAALREFPIIPCNLCGSQENLQRQVIKDMFQTWDKQHPGRLETMFRALCNVEPSHLADPNLYDFKEGKRLGGKRQAVVQSAEPESSPDFGRLDVLNI, encoded by the coding sequence ATGTCCGAAGCTATGATCGCCAAGCCCGCTGACCAGTCGCCCGCTTCCGAGCAGGATCGGCGCCAGAAACTGGAGCTGAACAAACTGCAGAAACGTTTGCGCCGTGACACGGGGCAGGCGATTGCTGATTTCTCGATGATTGAAGCCGGTGACAAGGTCATGTGTTGCCTGTCCGGTGGCAAAGATTCCTATGCCATGCTCGATATCCTGCTCAACCTGCAGAAAAGCGCACCGGTCTCCTTCGAGCTGATTGCAGTCAACCTGGATCAGAAACAGCCCGGTTTTCCTGAGGAAGTACTGCCGGAGTATCTCGCTTCACTGGGAATCGAATACCATATCATCGAGAAGGACACTTACAGCATCGTCAAGGACAAGGTGCCTGAGGGTAAGACCACCTGCGGCCTGTGTTCGCGCCTGCGTCGGGGGATCCTCTACAACTTTGCCGAAGAGCACGGGGTTACCAAGATTGCCCTGGGTCATCACCGGGACGACCTGCTCGAGACCCTGTTCCTGAACATGTTCTACGGTGGCAAACTCAAGTCCATGCCGCCGGTACTGCACAGTGATGATGGCCGGAATACCGTGATCCGCCCGCTGGCCTACGCCCGCGAAAAGGACATTGCCCGTTATGCGGCCCTGCGCGAATTCCCTATCATCCCGTGCAACCTGTGTGGCTCCCAGGAGAACCTGCAGCGCCAGGTGATCAAGGACATGTTCCAGACCTGGGACAAGCAGCATCCGGGCCGGCTGGAAACCATGTTCCGGGCCCTGTGCAATGTTGAGCCGTCCCATCTGGCCGATCCGAACCTGTACGATTTCAAGGAAGGCAAACGCCTTGGCGGCAAGCGCCAGGCGGTGGTCCAGTCCGCCGAGCCGGAATCCAGTCCGGATTTCGGTCGTCTGGACGTGCTGAATATCTAG
- a CDS encoding DNA-J related domain-containing protein, with product MTDTALTDHKNTEGTCRLLDQQIQHLLVAVEHELRKSPRGTSELALIRALHVPPWELIGEVSFRDPEELYPVHFLLFHVLYRLRDQLAETGENLEISPLEIRLNPQTVVSGTGLPDQEDELRRFYLDLDQYRMSGDRIRRMMDDFWSGRPICSPEPSELLRAAQVLGFDALPGDFGTVKHRFRRCIMAVHPDRGGDTASVQELNHAFSMLKTHFRLSA from the coding sequence ATGACAGATACCGCCCTGACCGATCACAAGAACACCGAAGGGACCTGCCGTCTGCTTGATCAGCAGATCCAGCACCTGCTCGTGGCAGTGGAGCACGAACTGCGCAAGTCACCCCGGGGCACCAGTGAGCTGGCGCTGATCCGCGCACTGCACGTTCCCCCCTGGGAACTGATCGGCGAGGTCAGCTTCCGTGACCCGGAAGAACTCTATCCGGTTCATTTTCTGCTGTTCCACGTGCTTTACCGACTCCGGGACCAACTGGCCGAGACCGGGGAGAACCTGGAAATCTCGCCGCTGGAGATCAGGCTGAACCCACAGACCGTCGTTTCCGGCACCGGCCTCCCGGATCAGGAAGACGAGCTGCGCCGCTTCTATCTTGATCTGGACCAGTACCGGATGTCCGGGGACCGCATCCGCAGAATGATGGATGACTTCTGGTCAGGGCGCCCTATATGCTCTCCGGAGCCGTCCGAGCTGCTACGGGCGGCACAGGTACTCGGCTTCGACGCTTTGCCCGGCGACTTTGGCACCGTCAAGCACCGATTCCGACGCTGCATTATGGCCGTGCATCCCGATCGCGGGGGCGATACCGCATCGGTGCAGGAACTGAACCATGCCTTTTCCATGCTCAAGACCCATTTCCGGCTTTCGGCCTGA
- a CDS encoding polysaccharide deacetylase family protein, producing MMPRNLVFAFLTLVTLSTAVRADLVVLQYHHVSDATPPSTSTSESLFEAQLDMLGDLELEVVPLMEGTRQALEEGAARNSVALTFDDAYESVYTTAAPMLAERGYPYTVFVNTDAVGRTGYMTWDQLEELATREGVTLANHSTDHGHLARKPDEPADQWQQRIEHSLDGAQQELEQRLGVDSPMFAYPYGEYDSALEDHISDRGWYGYSQHSGPIGEHSAPTRLPRFPMANVYGQLGSLKNKLLSRAFPVETAGLPDGVISSNPPMLEFVLPETLSAHRLTCFASGMGRIEIETVEDGMVRVQAPEAFNSRRFRYNCTHPAGGGRFYWLSQPWLDLSQPED from the coding sequence ATGATGCCAAGAAACCTTGTTTTTGCCTTTCTCACGCTGGTCACCCTCAGCACAGCTGTCAGGGCAGACCTGGTAGTGCTCCAGTATCACCACGTCAGCGATGCCACACCGCCTTCCACCAGTACTTCCGAATCCCTGTTCGAAGCCCAGCTCGACATGCTCGGGGATCTTGAACTGGAGGTGGTGCCACTGATGGAGGGCACACGCCAGGCCCTGGAGGAAGGTGCGGCCCGGAATTCGGTCGCCCTGACCTTCGATGATGCCTATGAATCGGTCTATACCACCGCGGCACCAATGCTGGCGGAACGGGGTTATCCCTATACGGTTTTCGTCAATACCGACGCCGTCGGCCGCACCGGCTACATGACCTGGGACCAGCTGGAGGAACTGGCAACCCGCGAGGGTGTGACCCTCGCCAACCACAGTACCGACCATGGGCATCTTGCCCGGAAGCCCGATGAACCCGCAGATCAATGGCAACAGCGGATTGAACACAGTCTGGATGGCGCTCAACAGGAACTGGAACAACGTCTGGGAGTCGACAGCCCGATGTTTGCCTACCCGTACGGGGAATACGATTCCGCTCTGGAAGATCACATCTCGGATCGGGGCTGGTATGGCTACAGCCAGCATTCCGGGCCCATTGGCGAGCATTCGGCCCCGACCCGGCTGCCCCGGTTTCCCATGGCCAATGTCTACGGCCAGCTCGGTAGCCTGAAGAACAAGTTGCTCAGCCGTGCCTTTCCCGTCGAGACTGCCGGTCTCCCGGACGGCGTCATCTCCAGCAATCCGCCGATGCTCGAGTTTGTTTTGCCGGAAACGCTGTCCGCCCACCGGCTCACCTGTTTCGCCTCAGGCATGGGAAGGATCGAGATCGAGACTGTTGAGGATGGAATGGTCAGAGTCCAGGCGCCGGAAGCCTTCAACAGCCGCCGCTTCCGCTACAACTGCACCCATCCTGCCGGCGGTGGCCGGTTCTATTGGCTGTCCCAGCCCTGGCTGGACCTGAGCCAGCCGGAGGATTAA
- a CDS encoding MalM family protein yields the protein MTRKACRQIPMVVALAAVLAGCQVGGSPAGEREGYFTWVDEQGRVRYSPIPEKTSDGARDSEPGSAAVPEDSSGQEPGTPTPPALQPEEEYTLENYPDAEQLARDGYVRPGEPRPYFTWRDAEGNIRVSYYTPDTRTDVQKGRVQLPVEITSASIHQPGAAPVAEAPVEGYDPNAMAILGVDEEASFFSQFAESCCQSLSTRERQSWISGREFEVDIGDASERHDFATGTSPFALVALPDARQHPDFVFRLRSFARDGLFVPSLAFLDEELRPVRVVTDMAMEFEPESWHSRAYLQAWIPAFPARGERWIVIFTRAEDRDSQTVLETGQGPQSIPHVTTGELGLELVAED from the coding sequence GTGACCCGAAAAGCCTGCCGCCAGATCCCGATGGTTGTCGCTCTCGCTGCCGTACTGGCTGGATGCCAAGTCGGCGGTTCACCGGCCGGTGAGCGGGAGGGGTACTTCACCTGGGTGGATGAGCAGGGACGGGTGCGTTATTCGCCGATTCCGGAAAAAACATCCGACGGAGCCAGGGATAGCGAACCCGGGTCAGCGGCAGTGCCTGAGGATTCGTCCGGTCAGGAGCCGGGAACTCCCACTCCTCCCGCGCTCCAGCCGGAGGAGGAATACACGCTGGAGAACTACCCCGACGCAGAGCAACTGGCCCGGGATGGTTATGTCCGGCCCGGCGAGCCGAGGCCATACTTCACATGGCGGGATGCCGAAGGCAACATCCGGGTGAGCTACTACACGCCGGATACCCGCACCGATGTCCAGAAAGGGCGTGTGCAGCTGCCCGTTGAAATCACCTCTGCCTCCATCCACCAGCCCGGTGCCGCTCCGGTAGCCGAGGCACCCGTGGAGGGTTACGATCCGAACGCCATGGCCATTCTGGGCGTGGACGAGGAGGCCAGTTTTTTCAGCCAGTTTGCCGAGAGCTGTTGTCAGAGCCTCAGCACGCGGGAACGCCAGTCCTGGATCAGTGGCCGCGAATTTGAAGTGGATATCGGTGACGCGTCGGAGCGCCATGATTTCGCCACCGGAACCAGCCCCTTCGCCCTTGTTGCCTTGCCCGATGCCCGGCAGCACCCTGATTTTGTCTTCAGGCTGCGTTCTTTTGCCCGTGATGGATTGTTTGTGCCGTCACTGGCGTTCCTGGATGAGGAGCTGCGACCTGTCCGGGTGGTGACCGACATGGCGATGGAATTTGAACCCGAAAGCTGGCATTCCCGGGCCTATCTGCAGGCCTGGATCCCGGCTTTCCCGGCCCGGGGCGAACGCTGGATAGTGATCTTCACCCGGGCCGAAGACCGCGATAGCCAGACGGTGCTGGAAACCGGGCAGGGCCCGCAATCCATTCCCCACGTCACTACCGGGGAACTTGGGCTCGAACTTGTTGCAGAGGACTAG